The window gaaaatgaaaagtataaaataaaacttatacaTATCCCCTCCTGGAACAACTGAAATTGCTAATACAGTCGTCGCAAACCGAAGAAATGGGTTTGTATTGGGCCAAACTCGAGGTTTGAACATGTACAAAAAAGCCCATTACTAGTCGTAGTGTCAGTCAAACTAATCAATGACCGTGTCAATTTATTCATGCAAGTTGAACAAAAAGGCACGGTCCAGATTCACATCTTCTCCTGGGCTGCGCTACACAGTattctttcctcttttttttccctGTTCAGCGCCAACGTCAAAAAAAACTGGCGGTCGAtcaaaaaatttcgaaaaattTCAACAATTTCGCCGGCGAACtcgaaaaatgaaaaaaaaaagtttcaaatttttcattACCACACGCCAAATCAAATACACCCTTTCAGATCTCTATACTACTTCCtcagactctctctctctctctctctctatcctccctatctctcttcttctctctcatccTCTTTTGTTACATTTGCTTCTCTGTAATCATCATCGTCGTAAAGAATCCGAAGAAGAGAGCAAACGAATCCTAAAGCTGGTGACTTGAAAGCTACCCAGAAGTCAAAATCTAAGGTACTTTTGACTTTGGATTTCTCTTTGGTCTCAAATCTGGGTATTATTAGGATCTTCCCccaatttttagggttcttgattAGCTGGGTTTTGGGTGGGTAATCCAATTACACGGATATGGTGAGGATTCAGAAAGTAGAGTCGTTCTATGCGAAGCTTCGTGAGTCAGCTACTTCATTGTCTTCACAGAACCCGCTTTTGATATTCCCATCTACATCTGATGTTGACTCACTCTGTGCGCTTAAGGTTATAACTCATATACTGGAATCAGATTCGATTCAGTATTCTTGTTTCCCTGTATCCTCATTTCTGGAGATTCACAAGTACGCTGGTCCTGCTGGGTTGTGTTCTACTTCCTCTGAGAGCCCTCCTGTTACTATACTTTTGATTAATTGGGGTTGTCACCGTGATTTGAAGGTTGTTTTGAAGTTAGGTCCCGCGGCTCGTGTCTTTGTTGTGGATAGTCATAGGCCTATTCATTTGCATAACCTGAGTGATCAGAATCAGCAAGTTGTTGTTCTTcatactgatgatgatgagaggcAAGCTGATTTGGCTTATGATTTCGATGTGTTGAAGCTTGCGAATGAGAGCTTTCAGTTGCATATGGAAAGGGCTGAAGAAGCTGGTGAAtccgatgaggaggaggatgatgaggaggaggaagaagagggtagtgatgatgatgatgatggagatggtgATAGGCCAAGTAAGAGGAGGAAAATGGAAGATGGGGTGAAGATTTTCAAGAAGCTAAAGAGGGATTATTACAAGATGGGGACATTTCATGGAAAGCCATCGGGGTGCTTGTTGTTTGAGCTGTCCCATATGTTGAGGAAGAACACTAATGAGTTGCTCTGGCTGGCTTGTGTTTCTTTGACTGATCAGTTTGTTCACGAGAGGTTGACTGATGAAAGATACCAAGCTGCGGTTATGGAGCTTGAACAACACATCAATAGCTCAGGAAACATTGATAAGATCACTTCTGTTACTTTGAAAGATGGAACCAAGATCCGAGCACCAGACTGCTCAAGAATCTCTTATGAAGAAGAGCCTAGGCTTATGCTTCTCAGGGAGTGGACGTTGTTTGACTCCATGCTTTGTTCCTCTTACATTGCGACTAAGTTGAAGACATGGAGCGATAACGGCATCAAGAAACTTAAGCTTCTTCTAGCCCGTATGGGGTTTGCACTTATCGAGTGCCAGCAAAAGTTTCCATACATGAGCCTCGaggtgaaaagaaaaatgaagcaAGAGTTTGATCGGTTTTTGCCTGAATATGGTCTTAATGATTTCTACTACCGGAGTTTCTTACGGCTTCATGGTTATAGCTCAAGGGTCTCTGCTGCAGATGTTGTTTATGGTATTACAGCACTTCTTGAATCATTTCTTGGTTCGGGTGGCTCCTCTGCTTCAAAACAGTTTGGCGAAGCTTATGATGCTCTGTCTTTGAACAATTTGGATAAACTTCGATCTGGAATGCAACAAGCAATCAAGGTTCAACGAGCAATTCTTAGGCAAGGAAGTACAGCAATCATGAAGAGTGGATGCATCCGAAGTGGTAGGAAATTCAGATGGGTGAAAGTTGAAGATTCCATGGATGCTAAGTATTTGGGATATCCTCAAGCCTTGACAAAGTTCTGTTACTTTCTAATGGATGctttgagagagaaaggagCTAGGATGAAACCAATGCTATGTGCCTGTGCATCTCAACAACCTGGGAAGATACTCGTGGTTGGAGTTTGTGGGAAGCCGAGGCTCGGGGCAGTCAGAGGGAATGCTTTTGGCAATGCTTTCAGAAAGGCAGCTCAAGAAAGTAGAGCTGGTTACTTTCACGAGCTATTTGAGTCTTCATGGATTGTCTTGGATTCTTCTGCAGTTAACTCTTTCATGATTAGATTAACTGAGATGCTCTGACATAGTTGTAGGACTCATGATTATCTTATTGTTGTTCTTCGATTTagtgtgttttcttttctagtttCCAATTTTTATCTCACACCGTTTACATTTTTACGAGCAGAATCTGTTATCAAATCATGTAACTTGTTTAAATAACCACAGAGTTTTTATGTGAAAGGTCCTTGACTCGTATAAAGTTTCAAACAACTCTTACCGCTTGAGGTCTTTGATGTCAAAGAAactatgtttatataaaaacatcTGTTGAACaatctttttgagttttgaaaggataaattaaaaatacacgCAGgcgcacaagacaagaccaaaGATGATATGGGTTTTGGCTATATCCCCAAAATTTGTACAAAAAACATGAACAAACATAATCAAGTTCAACAAAGATTACTCCCACAATCCAGTTCTTTCTAGCCTAACCcaaatttgaaagagaaaaaaaaaatgagtccTGCTCAGACTCCTGAAGCGAAATCTTCAGTGAGATGATGGAAACTTGAGAACAAAATGGTATATCTTATCTTGATGGCTTCTTTCTCCACAGGGTTGTCCCGCGGTTGATCTCCTGACCATCTCCAGACAACCTTAGGAGGTGCAAGAACTGGCTATCGTTGTGGCCCTGTGTGCCAGACGTGGCAGAGCCATTGGTTCCACCAATTTCCGAGGTGGTGAGTGAATCCACCACATCGTCTTGTTGACATTCTCTTCTGTAATCCAGAGTAATGACCTGAAGTTCGTGCGTGTCTACAATTTCTTGTGGTACGCTCTGCCATTACCAGGAAACAAGATCATATGATTACTAAAGTTCTTCGTTAAAGGACATGGAGCTTTTCTCATAAAACCTAGTGACTTACCTCGAGAACCCAACCAATGTAGGTGACATTATTGACATGCTGGTTCATGTCAAGATCAGCTCGTCTAGGCTGCAAAAAAATGATCACAAAGCGTTGAGTAATTCTGAAGCCTAAAGTTGGAGAAAGGGTCCTAAAATACTGTTGTTTGTACCTTGAGCCCAATCATTGAATACTGAGCCGGATCTTCGAGTTTTGGGATTTTCTTCAAGCTTCTGTTATTCTCTTCCGGAAATGCTAATCTATTAGTTacatagaaagaaaacaaacttagCATTCATTCATTCATGGCAATAACAATTTAATCGACCAGCAAGCTTTGCCCTGTTACTAAACTGTCCTTTTACCTGGGTTCTTGAGGACAAAAGACCAAGTACTCGTCCCGGACATCATCGGAAACTTTCTGAAGCCGTCTTGTGTCTTGGTTCATCATCACCCACTTGCTGAGAGACCAAAACACATACATCACACAACAAATTATAACAGGCCCATAAATCCAAGTTACAGAAACCTTTATCTTAACATAAAACATGTAACTCCAATATTAAGTCCATGgcacaaatattaaaacataaggTCCCTAaccgtttgacaaaaaaaaaaaaggtcccTAACCAAACTTTGCAATATTATTTACTCATACCTTGTAGCACGGCCAGTGACTTCACCAGTGGCACAATCCTTAAGAATCCAATCACGCCTTGTCCCAATCCTTCCTTCACTCTGACACCATGTCTCTATCTCAACCACATTACCCCTGTagtaaaccaaaccaaagattCAAACTTCTGGCTCACTAAAAAGTCAACATGCACACatataagaaatgaaaataaacaaaccaaGCAGGGTAATTGTAGATCTCAATGTGCATCCTAGCAGTAACCCAAATGAGATGCAATTTCCTCATCGTAGGTGTTGTTGCAAACCCATCAGTCGAAAACCCAACACTTTGTGCATGATTACATCCCACCTCCtatatacacacaaaaataaaaaaagattcatacTTTTGTGACAtatcaagaagacaagaagaagaacaaaaccaatCATAGATTTTAGAGACAAAATCTGACCTGTAAGAGATTAGCGATGGTTTCAATGGTAGCGGTTTTGTTACTACCGACTTCGTAAGATCTGACAACAAACTTCTCTTTATAAGACAAACCATCTTCAGTCAAACTACCTAATCGGAGCTGATCCGCGAGAGTACCCAAACCTTGTTCAGCTCGAATCACACTTCCTTGATCAGCAGATACAACCGCTCGCAAAGGATCCACCAAACCCGTCTTCTTCGTCTGAGAACAAGAGACGGAAGATGCGACGATTCTACGACGGATNNNNNNNNNNNNNNNNNNNNNNNNNNNNNNNNNNNNNNNNNNNNNNNNNNNNNNNNNNNNNNNNNNNNNNNNNNNNNNNNNNNNNNNNNNNNNNNNNNNNNNNNNNNNNNNNNNNNNNNNNNNNNNNNNNNNNNNNNNNNNNNNNNNNNNNNNNNNNNNNNNNNNNNNNNNNNNNNNNNNNNNNNNNNNNNNNNNNNNNNNNNNNNNNNNNNNNNNNNNNNNNNNNNNNNNNNNNNNNNNNNNNNNNNNNNNNNNNNNNNNNNNNNNNNNNNNNNNNNNNNNNNNNNNNNNNNNNNNNNNNNNNNNNNNNNNNNNNNNNNNNNNNNNNNNNNNNNNNNNNNNNNNNNNNNNNNNNNNNNNNNNNNNNNNNNNNNNNNNNNNNNNNNNNNNNNNNNNNNNNNNNNNNNNNNNNNNNNNNNNNNNNNNNNNNNNNNNNNNNNNNNNNNNNNNNNNNNNNNNNtttttttttttttttttttggaaaaaaattgaaagaagcAATAGAGAAGATGAAGGTTCTGTTTTTTTCGATTTCAAAACACTGTGAATGTGAATCTCCTCCGATGGGTCCGAGGCGAAAGGTGAAGAAAGTACGACTTTTAAATTTGCCACTTGGTGGAGTCTGAAATTACGGTTTTGCCATTGCTTGCCATTGTTGGGGACAATTGTCAAAGATGAATGTGTTAAATTAAAAAGTCTGGCTGGCtagtgttgttgtttgttgtggtGCTCTGTTTTTGTAATATAGCTCAAAAGCAAGCACGTGTCTTCTCGGTTTAATCATGTGACTTTGTTTTTGCAAACGAGGTTGAAGACTTTTTCTTGTCCACATGTgttgttgagattttttttttttttttcaggtttgcTCATTCTCATACGCATCCACTAATAGTGCATAATTCATAACAACTCACGTTTTAGTATATCTACTTCTAACCCACTATGCACCTACTATGTCGGAGTCGGAAAATTCACCAACGGATTTAAAAAAGTAGATATATCGATCTGTGTAGTCTAGAACGTTCACCAAAAACAAACCATAAATTGCAACTGTAGTAATTTCTAGAACATAAAAACTTGGACATGTGGTAGCGTGAAGGCTGACAACCTAGCGATGGGTTGGTTTATCCATCCATTTAGTTGGACTTAATCTGGATCACCTATGTTAATCAAAGAAAAGTCTCAAATCTTCACAAACATGCTCCcaaaaagtaataaaagttGAAGTAGCCATTATGTTTATAAAGACAAAATAGTGTGACATAATTATGAATACAGAAAACACCCAAACTTTTCAACAATATGAAGCTTAAGCCTTCCAATACTTTGccaaatttacatttatttgcCATAAGTATATCAATACGCTTACGGTAGTCGGTAGTAGGTCAGAATACAACTAACGACGTTTTCTTGTGTCTAAAGAAAGTTTTTTTCCCCTGaggaaactcaaaaaaaaaggaaacaaaatcctCCTCAAGTCTCATCTAAAAGGTCTAGAATTACTCTCACGAAACAGCAAAACCcagaaacaagaatgcaaacctcagaagaaaagaaataatcTAAGTTGGTCAAAGACTATTCCTTGTTCAATTTGCCCAGGACTCTTTCAGGGAATATCTTCTCTTCCTGAGCTTTCTTCTTTGCTAAGGCTTCTTCGTCGAGGATTCTAATAGGAGACCATTCAGGTAACTTGAATGACTCCATGTTACGGTAGCTCTCTAACATTGGTTTTGCTTTAAGGGAAGCGTAATCAAATGCTGTGCCCACAGCTGCAAAAATTAGAGAGTAGCGTATCGCACCCTGAGGACCTCCTGTGATACACCAAAAGAGTGGAAATAAAATTAAGGGTCACAGGAGTCATGGTCTTGGAGATTAACAATTTAGCGAGGAGAGGGCACAATCGTAAAAAGCATGTCAGTTCCCAGGCTTAACAACTTAAAGAGTAAAAGAGGTATTCATGAAAGATTCATTCTAATTGATTCAGACGGCAGAGTTATTATGTTCTGATCTCTTACTGTAACAGGAAATAGCACTCTCATGGTAGACTAGTTGAGAGTATTATTAACACAGCTGAATCTTCAGGGACTATGGAAATTCATAAAGATCACAAACCTTGAAGTCGTCCAAGCAAAGCACCACTGAAAAGTCCTCCAATAGCTGAGTTCATTAAATCATCGTGCTCTGATCTTCGAGTTATTCTCACAAACTCACGAGCTCCTACCAAAaccaacaatcaaacaaatgtTAATGTAATATGACATTACAGTCCACGGTTTCAATCTTGAGAGCACCATATGGAAAAGAACATCAGAAGAAAATAAGGTACCGCAATAGCAACCGGCGACAATAGCACAATTAGTAGCGTAAACAGTAGGAATATTTGGATGAGCTTTCCGGTGTTTAGACACTAAACCAGCTCCTCCTCCAATAACACCTGCACATGAACATCTTCTCAGACAACACAATAACTAAGCTATAGAATAACCAACCCAAAAACCCCAAAGGCTCTGGTCATCAAACTATTGAACTCTCTATACACCACACAACGTTTTTACAACATCTCAGTAACAGTTATGACTTATATTATGATCTTCCAATAACTAATCAAAACCAAGCCAAAGGTTGTCATCTTCCTAACTCATAAGCAATGAAATTGATGGATTCCTCCATTCACAACAAGCTTGTAAAGCGAACTTCAAAGTAATATTATACTTATGGAAACATCAAATTTGTGCAACCAAAATCACAAATGCGTCTTTTTAAAAGGTGTGTACACTCATAAACCCTAGTCGTTCGAACAAAAATGTAACAATAAACCCAGAGAAAGACGAAGAAGCAAGTGATTGTTAATGCGAAAACCTGCTAAAAGGGAAGTGACCAGCACACGCCTCGTCGGAGTTCCATTTTGCTGCACGATCGGAGTCGGAGGAGACAACGGCTTAGTCGTTCGTTCTTCTGGGGATTTCCGATCACCCGACGCCATTTTTGTGACGCCACGGAACTTAGGAGACGACTCCAATTTCTCAATGTTACGGTGTATTTTGATTCGGGTTGATATAAACCCGAGATTGAACCCTAAACCCGGACCCGGTCATTACTCTTTTGTAATTAAGAACTGATCCTGCAAGATGCTATAAATTTCATTTCGTTCCCCAGATGTTTCTAAATAGACATTCGCCCCTACGTGTTTTTATtgggtttgtttatttttaattctttttttttgtgtgtgtgatttttATCAACACTTCAAACACAGATTGTGTTTGCAAGCAATGGAAATCAAAATTGACGAATCTACGTTTTCCGCAAGATTTTTGTATCCATAAATCAAAACTTGcaattcttcatattttttaacACTCATATCTAAGAACCATGTACATTACATTTCAAAAGTTGTGTCTTGTTATTAATGCAACACTTGATGATCTCTAGGCTCTTTAGTCTTAcatctcttttttcttgatCCATAAGTTTGAGCACCGAAAGAAAGAGTTACTACGATTCTATGTTGCGGATTCAGGCATGTGAAACATGTCAAGCAACTGAAGCAATGGATTAGGACATCAAAATTTTTGTTATCggtaaaatttttgttattagtagaaattttgtttaagtttttatatacatgtttaaaggctttttaaaaaagtggatttttatataaaacGACGGACGGTTTCTTCAACAAAATATCTCTTCTATGTGagtcaatttgatttttgagGTTAATTGTTAGCATTTTGGATTGATTCTTTCCAACTCGATACTCAAATTTTTACGTGGCTAATCCATTTCACGGGAATACGTGGAAATGGTTCCTTCCTCATGGCTCTTCTAGTGTTTATAGCAGAGGAATATACATAATTATTGTTCTGTATATTGGAAAGCCTAGTCAAACTGACAATGGCTAACTTTTAAGTTTGCTTATATTCGGTATTAGTGGCAATGATCTAACATATGGGGGATTCtctgtttgccaaaaaaaaaaaaaaaatgggggaTTCTCTAATCTTGGAGATTAAAACGATGACTAGTAATGCGTGCTTACAATACAATATTTACGTAATACAGGCCATTACATATATGTTGGTAGATGTTGAGAactaaaaaacaagaatcttTTCACTATGTAGTACTATTGATCATCGGACCATGAGATATTCCAATATTGCTTAAGTTTCActcactctctcactctctctaaCCATTTTGCTTTTACTAAATTTGTGATCACAGTGGATAATTGGAGAGAGAAACGagatataaaaagagaaaagttggAACCAAGTCTTCTCAAGATACCTCTCGGCTAGTAGAAAGTAAGTTTTTAAGGACAAAAGagactgaaaaagaagaaaaccatTATGGGTCCATTtagaagaagtagaaaagaaaaagtgaagagACAAAAGAACTAATAATGAACTACACTTGAGTACCCATTATGTTTTTCCCATATGCAACCACTAAGAGTACTACTCTCTTTGGTTTGAGTTATTAGTATGAACTAACTATCTCCGTGATTGATGGTGTTTTAATTTAAGGATAAAGATAATTGAATGTGTTGTTCGCTAGTACACTCATAACATTGAATAAGGACGGTTTGGTTAATTAGGCTCTTGCATTTGACATTATCAATGGAACTGAAGATAACTCTGTTCATAACTTTGATAATTTATGTTACTTAGGACTTGATCACAATTCAGAACACTGGAACTTATTGTAATTGTTCTTGATAAATCTGTTGATGatgggttcttttttttttgggtcaaggTAAGAAACATTTAGACCGAGCAAATGAAAAAGGCAATGGTGGTGGTTATTGAAATGGCCAAACAGGTGAAAGGAAAGGTAACTTTCAAAAgttgctttctctttttttcttcttgtcattTCTCACTCTCTCATATCTCTTTCTTATAGTCACGCCACTTCTTGACAgagcaaagcaaaagaaaagaaaaaaaaacttggctAGTTCTTCTTAACCTTCTTTGTCGCCATTGATATCATCCAATCACCAAGGTTCGCTGCAAACATGTCTGAATTTGCCTTGTCATCTCAAGAAGAGACTCCAAATAGGAAGAAGAttggtttctcttctcttctcctctcttacTTTCATCTCCTTTGCTCCTTCATCCTCTCACACCCTTTCTATTTCTCTTACTTGCTCTTCTTTTCACCTTACATCTTcaagattctctcttttctttcaccACTTTTTGTAACTACCACACTCTTGCTTCTCGCCTTGCTCAGTACTTTGCATGTTCAAGACACTTGTCCTGACTCTGAATCACTAGAAACACAACCAAgcttccttttttccttttgtaaaaaGCTTGGAAGTGTCTTGGAACACAAGTTTGAGGTCAATGACGACGAGGGTTTTAAGTCCTTGGAGGAGTTGGAAGCGTATAAGATGGTTGTTGAGGCTTGCTCAATGGAATTACCTGCGTCCGAGAATGAGATGTGTTCGAATGAATTGACGTTTGTTGACAAATTCTGTAGCCATGAGAGCACGGTGCCGGAAGCTTTGACCGATGAGACCCGTGAGGAGCACGTTGAGATCAAACCGTTGAAGTTTGAGGATGTGATTGATttggacaaagaagaagaaaccaagaaatgtgaaaaggaagaagaagaagaacataaagtcaaaccaaaaagagacGTTGTCCTCGATAATGAAGAAGAGCCGACAAAAGAAGAATCCAAGGCTCAAAAAGTTGACCTTGTCGGTGATAGTAATCATGAAAGTTATGATTTCCCAAAACTTAGCGATTTTCTCGGAGAAGGGAAGAGAAACGAAGTGATCactaaaaaggaagaagaagaagacaatgttTCTCTCCAAAGCTTTGGATCAAtgaggaaagagaaagaatggAGGAGAACATTGGCTTGCAAGCTCTTCGAAGAACGACACAATGCTGACGTTGGACAAGGCATGGATCAGCTGTGGGAGACTTACGAGACacaaacagagaagaaacatcaaactgaagaagataagaagaagctcaagaagaagacaaagtcgATGATGAAGACAAAGAGCATAGAGAAGGAAGTAATAgtagaggaggaagatgatgatgtgatTGATCATCAGCAGCTTTGTTGCTTACAGGCTTTGAAGTTCTCAACAGGGAAGATGCATTTAGGAATTGCGAGACCTAACCTTCTCAAACTATCCAAGGCTTTCAAAGGCATTGGACGTTTTTACAATGCTAACAAACATTCCAAGAAAGCTTGAAAAGGCGATGAATATAAACTTTGtattgatatataatttcgatctataaaaaatatatatataagtaactaGATATAGACTTATAGTTATGATTTTGTAAGTTTCCATAGTTTTGAGCAAGTTCTATATGCAGAAGTTAATTCAGGTCAAATGAAacgaaaatctataatatataattttgtattatttttcttaaaagtgTAAATTGTAAAACTTGTTGTATATTTTCATTACCATTGAAGGGTTGGGACTTCGGTTATTTGGATCTGTTGTTTCGGTTAACCAAGAATATTAGACAACATAaatttggtcggtttggtttggttataggttaatttagatttttaatttttaaaactgaatttaatcgatttaattaataaaaaatctagttATTTTGTATAAGTTAAATTCAGTTTGAAAACTAGTCTAGTTTTGGTACAATCCGgttattaagaaaaacatataccCGAAAAACTGATTGctttgaaccaaaccgaaccaaaattcATGGGTAGccgaaccaaaaaattaaaatcctgTCGATCGGTTTAGCTGACAGAATCGAAGCCGACCCAAATCGAAATTTTTGTTCTGTTCGGTGGTTATTTTATCCCAGCTTGTAGCATTTTATAAGTGAGATAATCTATAGTTGCATAGTCTGAATTCAGCAATCTAATGTCAAAAAAgttgtataattatattcaatCTTGTTCCCATTTTGTTAGGTACTTAACAACACAGATTGAATCTCAGATCTGATATAAAATCACACTACTAggcaaattttttattttttattttttttggtagaactACTAGGCAAATTTATTACAAAGTTATAAgtcaaaactattttaatataattgttacacctaaaataaatattttttaaaagttgaaaataatgGTTACTACTACcgacatttttttggtttggccGCGTACACGATTAGTGAGAGATACTCACTCCATTAATAGCTCTATAATTGATATATTGAATGAAACTGTGAAGTGCTCTCTCGTCCTTCCCACCAATGGCTAATCACCACCGACTCTTACGCGGCGGCGGATCTCCGGCGATTAACGGAGTCAGAATCAGACTCACAGCTTTCGCCGCCACTATCgcactcttcctcttcttcactctctctttcttcttcgcttCCGAATCTAACGATTCATCTGATCTCCTTCTTCCCgtaagttctctctctctcttatcaaaTCTTCCCCGAACAATTCGTTTTCAAAAGCTGGATTTGAGATTGAATTGTAGatttgtgattgatttttttgtgtggagTTTTTAGGGTGTGGAGTACTCTAATGGAGTCGGATCTATGAGAAGATCCATGTTGGATATCAAATCGGATCCGCTTAGGCCACGGTTGATTCAGATCCGGAAACAAGCTGATGACCACCGTTCATTAGCGCTAGCTTATGCTTCGTACGCGAGGAAGCTTAAACTCGAGAATTCGAAGCTCGTTAGGATCTTCGCTGATCTCTCCAGGAACTACACGGATCTGATCAACAAGCCGACGTACCGAGCTTTGTATGATTCTGATGGAGCTTCCATTGAAGAATCTGTGCTTAGGCAGTTTGAGAAAGAAGTCAAGGAACGGATCAAGATGACTCGTCAAGTGATTGCTGAAGCTAAAGAGTCCTTTGATAATCAGCTGAAGATCCAGAAGCTGAAAGATACGATTTTCGCGGTTAACGAACAGTTAACTAATGCTAAGAAGCAAGGTGCGTTTTCGAGTTTGATCGCTGCGAAATCGATACCGAAAGGGTTGCATTGTCTTGCCATGAGGTTGATGGAAGAGAGGATTGCTCATCCTGAGAAGTATACTGATGAAGGCAAAGATAGACCAGCTGAGCTCGAAGATCCGAATCTTTACCATTACGCTATCTTTTCGGATAATGTGATTGCGGCCTCAGTGGTTGTCAACTCTGCTGTGAAGAACGCTAAGGAGCCGTGGAAGCATGTGTTTCATGTCGTGACTGATAAGATGAATCTTGGGGCTATGCAGGTTATGTTTAAACTCAAGGAGTATAAAGGAGCTCATGTGGAAGTGAAAGCTGTTGAGGACTATACTTTTTTGAACTCTTCTTATGTGCCTGTGTTGAAGCAGTTGGAGTCTGCTAATCTTCAGAAGTTTTATTTCGAGAATAAGCTGGAGAATGCGACGAAGGATACAACGAATATGAAGTTCAGGAATCCCAAGTATTTGTCTATATTGAATCACTTGAGGTTTTATTTACCCGAGATGTATCCGAAACTACACAGGATTCTGTTTTTGGACGACGATGTGGTTGTGCAGAAGGATTTAACGGGGCTGTGGGAGATTGATATGGATGGGAAAGTGAATGGAGCTGTAGAGACTTGTTTTGGGTCGTTCCATCGGTATGCTCAGTACATGAATTTCTCACATCCTTTGATCAAAGAGAAGTTTAATCCCAAAGCATGTGCGTGGGCTTATGGAATGAACTTCTTTGATCTTGATGCttggagaagagagaagtgCACAGAAGAGTATCACTACTGGCAAAATCTGGTAACTTTTCTGATGTTTGTTTTCGCCATTTGACCATGCGATTGCgttgtgttatgtttttgactttgtgttgtgttttatttgaattgCTGCAGAACGAGAACAGGGCTCTATGGAAACTGGGAACGTTACCACCGGGACTGATCACGTTTTACTCGACCACAAAGCCGTTGGACAAATCATGGCATGTGCTTGGGCTGGGTTACAATCCGAGCATTAGCATGGATGAGATTCGCAACGCTGCAGTGGTACACTTCAACGGTA is drawn from Camelina sativa cultivar DH55 chromosome 1, Cs, whole genome shotgun sequence and contains these coding sequences:
- the LOC104789934 gene encoding cell division control protein 45 homolog, coding for MVRIQKVESFYAKLRESATSLSSQNPLLIFPSTSDVDSLCALKVITHILESDSIQYSCFPVSSFLEIHKYAGPAGLCSTSSESPPVTILLINWGCHRDLKVVLKLGPAARVFVVDSHRPIHLHNLSDQNQQVVVLHTDDDERQADLAYDFDVLKLANESFQLHMERAEEAGESDEEEDDEEEEEEGSDDDDDGDGDRPSKRRKMEDGVKIFKKLKRDYYKMGTFHGKPSGCLLFELSHMLRKNTNELLWLACVSLTDQFVHERLTDERYQAAVMELEQHINSSGNIDKITSVTLKDGTKIRAPDCSRISYEEEPRLMLLREWTLFDSMLCSSYIATKLKTWSDNGIKKLKLLLARMGFALIECQQKFPYMSLEVKRKMKQEFDRFLPEYGLNDFYYRSFLRLHGYSSRVSAADVVYGITALLESFLGSGGSSASKQFGEAYDALSLNNLDKLRSGMQQAIKVQRAILRQGSTAIMKSGCIRSGRKFRWVKVEDSMDAKYLGYPQALTKFCYFLMDALREKGARMKPMLCACASQQPGKILVVGVCGKPRLGAVRGNAFGNAFRKAAQESRAGYFHELFESSWIVLDSSAVNSFMIRLTEML
- the LOC104789959 gene encoding vicilin-like seed storage protein At2g18540, translated to MSEFALSSQEETPNRKKIGFSSLLLSYFHLLCSFILSHPFYFSYLLFFSPYIFKILSFLSPLFVTTTLLLLALLSTLHVQDTCPDSESLETQPSFLFSFCKKLGSVLEHKFEVNDDEGFKSLEELEAYKMVVEACSMELPASENEMCSNELTFVDKFCSHESTVPEALTDETREEHVEIKPLKFEDVIDLDKEEETKKCEKEEEEEHKVKPKRDVVLDNEEEPTKEESKAQKVDLVGDSNHESYDFPKLSDFLGEGKRNEVITKKEEEEDNVSLQSFGSMRKEKEWRRTLACKLFEERHNADVGQGMDQLWETYETQTEKKHQTEEDKKKLKKKTKSMMKTKSIEKEVIVEEEDDDVIDHQQLCCLQALKFSTGKMHLGIARPNLLKLSKAFKGIGRFYNANKHSKKA
- the LOC104789952 gene encoding uncharacterized protein LOC104789952 encodes the protein MASGDRKSPEERTTKPLSPPTPIVQQNGTPTRRVLVTSLLAGVIGGGAGLVSKHRKAHPNIPTVYATNCAIVAGCYCGAREFVRITRRSEHDDLMNSAIGGLFSGALLGRLQGGPQGAIRYSLIFAAVGTAFDYASLKAKPMLESYRNMESFKLPEWSPIRILDEEALAKKKAQEEKIFPERVLGKLNKE
- the LOC104789944 gene encoding oleoyl-acyl carrier protein thioesterase 1, chloroplastic (The sequence of the model RefSeq protein was modified relative to this genomic sequence to represent the inferred CDS: added 96 bases not found in genome assembly), producing MLKLSCNVTDSSKLQRSLLFFSHSHRSDPVNCIRRRIVASSVSCSQTKKTGLVDPLRAVVSADQGSVIRAEQGLGTLADQLRLGSLTEDGLSYKEKFVVRSYEVGSNKTATIETIANLLQEVGCNHAQSVGFSTDGFATTPTMRKLHLIWVTARMHIEIYNYPAWGNVVEIETWCQSEGRIGTRRDWILKDCATGEVTGRATSKWVMMNQDTRRLQKVSDDVRDEYLVFCPQEPRLAFPEENNRSLKKIPKLEDPAQYSMIGLKPRRADLDMNQHVNNVTYIGWVLESVPQEIVDTHELQVITLDYRRECQQDDVVDSLTTSEIGGTNGSATSGTQGHNDSQFLHLLRLSGDGQEINRGTTLWRKKPSR